From one Holophagales bacterium genomic stretch:
- a CDS encoding class I SAM-dependent methyltransferase translates to MSASRLGRFGEAYARVREIEGRGSGGEEELLALPYLASGPLAKQWGVRARTFDAFTSRVLAPLERQRARSLRVLDLGAGNGWLSARLTRRGHAAVAVDLRTDAIDGLGAAAPFRRTLPRMFARVAASFAGLPFKDRRFDLALFDASLHYAEDLHATLAEAVRTVAAGGRVAILDSPFYGRAALGEQMAAEKRRAIRTQHADLADALLSIPSIEYLTRERLDGAAAPLGLAFRRHRVLYPLWYEARPALAFLRRQRHPSRFDLWEAEVP, encoded by the coding sequence TGAGCGCGTCCAGGCTGGGACGCTTCGGCGAGGCCTACGCCCGGGTCCGGGAGATCGAGGGGAGGGGGAGCGGCGGGGAGGAGGAGCTCCTCGCCCTGCCGTATCTCGCGAGCGGCCCGCTGGCGAAGCAGTGGGGGGTACGCGCGCGGACTTTCGACGCCTTCACGTCCCGCGTCCTCGCCCCGCTCGAGCGGCAGAGGGCCAGGTCCCTTCGCGTCCTCGACCTCGGGGCCGGGAACGGCTGGCTCTCGGCGCGCCTGACCCGGCGCGGACACGCCGCGGTGGCCGTCGACCTCAGGACCGACGCGATCGACGGCCTCGGGGCGGCGGCCCCGTTCCGGCGGACCCTGCCGCGCATGTTCGCCCGCGTGGCGGCGTCCTTCGCCGGACTTCCCTTCAAGGACCGTCGTTTCGACCTCGCCCTCTTCGACGCGTCGCTCCACTATGCCGAGGACCTCCACGCCACCCTCGCCGAGGCGGTGCGAACCGTTGCCGCGGGCGGGCGCGTCGCGATCCTCGATTCCCCCTTCTACGGGCGCGCCGCCCTCGGCGAACAGATGGCCGCCGAAAAGAGGCGCGCGATCAGGACGCAGCACGCGGATCTCGCCGACGCCCTCCTCTCGATCCCGTCGATCGAGTACCTCACCCGCGAGCGCCTCGACGGCGCGGCGGCCCCTCTCGGCCTCGCCTTCCGCAGGCACCGCGTCCTCTACCCCCTCTGGTACGAAGCCCGCCCGGCCCTCGCCTTTCTCCGAAGGCAGAGGCACCCGTCCCGGTTCGACCTCTGGGAGGCGGAAGTCCCGTGA
- a CDS encoding B12-binding domain-containing radical SAM protein, which translates to MILLVNPRVTKPRNRRFPLSVMSVGAALPVGVSWEILDGNLPDVDVSRAVSERVERGRAGGDPVTAIALTVMPGPQLVSAVHLTRGLRQAFPEVAIVWGGYFPTLYPEPVLRSEDVDYVVRGQGEQTFVELLEVLEGKREPASVAGLGWKENGAPRVNAERPWLGPDTFPTPPYDRIDVNEYLHPTFLGRRNGVYQSSIGCAYSCNFCGVISAYGSLQKFESPARTEANLAFLVERHGMDALHFYDNNFFAREARAEELCGRITRLNLRWWCEARIDALLGYSERTWETIRRSGLAMAFFGAESGSDERLRKMSKNLTTEQTRALAARMRGSGIVPEYSFVLGDPDDPEDDIATTLDFIRELKGINPELEVILYFYTPTPQRRGTYGGVDAVSTTPATLEEWLEPEWVDWMTHENPRVPWLSGALKARVDGFETVLRSRFPSLQDEKTARWGKVLGRILSRRRWETGDFDDPRLLRGVRRLARRAPPDRQEYGHLRPPVEGRG; encoded by the coding sequence GTGATCCTCCTCGTCAATCCCCGCGTCACGAAGCCGCGAAACCGACGCTTCCCGCTCTCGGTGATGTCGGTCGGCGCGGCGCTTCCCGTCGGAGTCTCGTGGGAGATCCTGGACGGCAACCTCCCGGACGTCGACGTGTCCCGCGCGGTGAGCGAGCGGGTCGAGCGCGGGAGGGCCGGAGGGGACCCCGTGACGGCCATCGCGCTGACGGTGATGCCGGGCCCGCAGCTCGTCTCGGCCGTCCACCTGACCCGTGGGCTCCGTCAGGCGTTTCCCGAGGTCGCCATCGTCTGGGGAGGCTATTTTCCGACGCTCTATCCCGAGCCGGTCCTCCGGTCGGAAGACGTCGACTACGTCGTCCGCGGCCAGGGGGAGCAGACCTTCGTCGAGCTTCTCGAGGTCCTCGAAGGGAAGCGGGAGCCCGCGTCCGTTGCCGGACTCGGCTGGAAGGAGAACGGCGCGCCGCGGGTGAATGCCGAGCGTCCGTGGCTCGGCCCCGACACTTTCCCGACCCCGCCGTACGACCGGATCGACGTGAACGAGTACCTCCACCCGACCTTTCTCGGACGGCGCAACGGCGTCTACCAGTCTTCCATCGGCTGCGCATACTCCTGCAACTTCTGCGGCGTCATCTCCGCATACGGGAGCCTCCAGAAGTTCGAGAGCCCGGCTCGGACGGAAGCGAACCTGGCCTTCCTCGTCGAACGCCACGGGATGGACGCGCTCCACTTCTACGACAACAACTTCTTTGCGAGAGAGGCGCGGGCCGAAGAGCTGTGCGGAAGGATCACGCGGCTGAACCTGCGCTGGTGGTGCGAGGCGCGCATCGACGCCCTCCTCGGCTACTCGGAGCGGACGTGGGAGACGATCCGCCGCTCGGGCCTCGCGATGGCCTTCTTCGGCGCGGAATCGGGCTCCGACGAGCGCCTCAGGAAGATGTCGAAGAACCTCACGACCGAGCAGACGCGCGCCCTCGCGGCACGGATGCGCGGCTCCGGAATCGTCCCCGAGTACTCCTTCGTCCTCGGCGACCCGGACGATCCTGAGGACGACATCGCGACGACGCTCGACTTCATCAGGGAGCTGAAAGGGATCAACCCCGAGCTGGAGGTGATCCTCTACTTCTACACGCCGACGCCGCAGCGGCGCGGGACGTACGGAGGCGTCGACGCGGTCTCGACGACCCCCGCGACCCTCGAGGAGTGGCTCGAGCCCGAGTGGGTGGACTGGATGACCCACGAGAACCCGCGCGTCCCGTGGCTCTCGGGGGCGCTGAAGGCGAGGGTCGACGGATTCGAGACCGTCCTGAGGAGCCGCTTCCCGTCGCTCCAGGACGAGAAGACGGCCCGCTGGGGGAAGGTGCTCGGCCGGATCCTCTCCCGCCGCCGCTGGGAAACGGGCGATTTCGACGACCCGCGCCTCCTGCGCGGCGTGAGGCGCCTCGCGCGCCGGGCTCCACCCGACCGCCAGGAGTACGGCCACCTCAGGCCGCCCGTGGAGGGACGGGGATGA
- a CDS encoding class I SAM-dependent methyltransferase — translation MSAAAGIPLPPGEAYRLWAASYDGENVLSAFDEQAVEALTAPLEGLSLLDAACGTARRLRFPEGTGPRIAVGVDLVLEMLRCARGEPSRSRRLAAGDLRALPLAAGAFDVVWCRLAAGHLRLLAPLYTELARVTRPGGAVILTDFHAEAARRGHVRSFRDASGVQHLVEHTVHEIDAHVEAAVASGLAVERRLEPAVGPEVRRLYEKSGRLDRYERDRGLPLLAAFRYRMREGP, via the coding sequence ATGAGCGCTGCGGCCGGCATTCCCCTGCCGCCTGGCGAGGCGTACCGCCTCTGGGCCGCCTCGTACGACGGCGAGAACGTCCTTTCGGCGTTCGACGAGCAGGCCGTCGAAGCCCTCACGGCCCCTCTCGAAGGGCTCTCGCTCCTGGATGCCGCGTGCGGCACGGCGCGCCGTCTTCGTTTCCCTGAGGGCACCGGGCCGCGCATCGCCGTCGGGGTCGACCTCGTCCTCGAGATGCTCCGCTGCGCCCGCGGCGAGCCTTCGCGGTCGCGACGGCTCGCCGCCGGCGACCTTCGCGCGCTCCCGCTTGCCGCTGGCGCCTTCGACGTCGTCTGGTGCCGGCTCGCCGCAGGGCACCTCCGGCTTCTGGCGCCCCTCTACACCGAGCTTGCGCGCGTAACGCGACCGGGCGGCGCCGTGATCCTCACGGACTTTCACGCGGAAGCCGCGCGCCGCGGTCACGTCCGGAGCTTCCGCGACGCATCGGGCGTGCAGCACCTCGTCGAGCACACCGTCCACGAGATCGACGCCCACGTGGAGGCGGCCGTCGCGTCGGGGCTGGCCGTCGAGAGGCGCCTCGAACCGGCCGTCGGGCCCGAGGTCCGGCGGCTCTACGAGAAATCCGGCCGCCTCGATCGCTACGAGAGGGACCGGGGCCTCCCACTCCTCGCGGCCTTCCGCTACCGGATGAGGGAGGGGCCATGA
- a CDS encoding radical SAM protein: protein MTRLAPRPLPGGDAHGGPLPLPDPLSHLPILILFPHNRCNCRCLMCDIWKERRTLEIGAGEVARWREEWRQLGVERVVLSGGEALMHSDLFSLCALLREAGIGITLLSSGLLLARHAEKIAEYVDDLVVSLDGPRDLHDAIRNVPRAFDRLAEGVRAVRAAGPAGTVTARCTVQRRNALRLRDTVAAARDLDLDRISFLAVDLSSTAFNRPEGEGATPRAELALAREELPLLAEEIDALERDCAAELASGFVAESAARLRTRLLAYFTAIAGDGPFPGNRCNAPWVSSVVEADGTVRPCFFHPAIGNLREAGSLGAVLGSPEARAFRASLDVAADPVCQRCVCSLALR from the coding sequence ATGACGCGCCTCGCCCCGCGGCCGCTCCCCGGAGGGGACGCGCACGGCGGCCCGCTTCCTCTGCCGGACCCCCTCTCGCACCTCCCCATCCTCATCCTCTTCCCGCACAACCGCTGCAACTGCCGCTGCCTCATGTGCGACATCTGGAAGGAACGCCGGACCCTGGAGATCGGTGCCGGCGAGGTCGCGCGCTGGCGGGAGGAGTGGCGGCAGCTCGGCGTCGAACGGGTCGTCCTGAGCGGGGGCGAGGCGCTCATGCACTCCGACCTCTTCTCCCTCTGCGCTCTTCTGCGGGAAGCGGGAATCGGCATCACGCTCCTGAGCTCCGGCCTGCTCCTGGCCAGGCACGCGGAGAAGATCGCCGAGTACGTCGACGACCTCGTCGTGAGCCTCGACGGCCCGCGGGACCTGCACGATGCGATCCGGAACGTCCCGAGGGCCTTCGACCGCCTCGCCGAGGGGGTCCGCGCCGTGCGCGCGGCAGGCCCGGCCGGAACGGTGACCGCCCGCTGCACCGTCCAGCGCCGCAACGCCCTCCGCCTGCGGGACACCGTGGCCGCAGCCCGCGACCTGGACCTCGACCGGATCAGCTTCCTCGCCGTCGACCTCTCTTCAACCGCATTCAACCGTCCGGAAGGGGAGGGGGCGACGCCGCGCGCCGAGCTGGCCCTTGCGAGAGAGGAGCTTCCCCTCCTCGCGGAAGAGATCGACGCGCTCGAACGCGACTGCGCGGCGGAGCTCGCATCGGGATTCGTAGCCGAGAGCGCCGCCAGGCTCCGCACGCGTCTCCTCGCCTACTTCACGGCGATCGCCGGCGACGGCCCTTTCCCGGGGAACCGCTGCAACGCCCCGTGGGTCTCGAGCGTCGTGGAGGCCGACGGCACCGTCCGCCCCTGCTTCTTTCATCCGGCGATCGGCAACCTCCGCGAGGCCGGGAGCCTCGGCGCCGTCCTCGGCTCGCCCGAGGCGCGTGCCTTCCGGGCCTCGCTCGACGTGGCAGCGGACCCGGTCTGCCAGCGCTGCGTCTGCTCGCTGGCGCTTCGATGA
- a CDS encoding amidohydrolase family protein — translation MRSPAPVPASIRARIVEEGLASERTLLLADGLVVECIAAGVPRYAVDLPGHLVFPALVNAHDHLQLNAFARPEGIGPKANSYDWIDAFRPRLDEPAVKAVRRIPSATRAWHGGLKNLLSGTLLVAHHDPWEEVFDAPDFPVDVLRAFGWSHSLGLAGHYGPAVAESLAATPPADPWFIHLAEGVDAVAATELSRLEELGAFGPNGVFVHGLGLGPADVARVVERGAGVVWCPSSNLFMFGRTLDPALLATNGALALGTDSRLTGAFDLLSELRTAAANGALSPLAVLRLATSGAARLLRVPGAGGLAPSQRADLVVLRDPGGDPSAALLSASRADLRAVIRRGAPVLADPDFAGWFEAAGVPVVAIRLDGHPKLCAASALRLREAVVLEPGLVVESPGSTS, via the coding sequence ATGAGGTCACCGGCCCCGGTCCCCGCCTCGATCCGGGCGAGGATCGTCGAGGAAGGGCTCGCGTCGGAGAGGACGCTCCTCCTCGCGGACGGGCTCGTCGTCGAGTGCATCGCCGCGGGCGTCCCGCGATACGCGGTCGACCTCCCGGGCCATCTCGTCTTCCCGGCTCTCGTCAACGCTCACGACCACCTCCAGCTCAACGCGTTCGCGCGCCCCGAGGGAATCGGCCCGAAGGCGAACAGCTACGACTGGATCGACGCGTTCCGTCCGCGGCTCGACGAGCCGGCGGTGAAGGCGGTGCGGAGGATCCCCTCCGCCACCCGCGCGTGGCACGGCGGACTGAAGAACCTCCTCTCCGGAACGCTCCTCGTCGCGCACCACGACCCGTGGGAGGAGGTCTTCGACGCCCCGGATTTCCCCGTCGACGTTCTCCGCGCCTTCGGCTGGAGCCACTCGCTCGGCCTCGCCGGCCATTACGGGCCGGCCGTCGCCGAGAGCCTCGCCGCGACGCCTCCGGCCGATCCCTGGTTCATCCACCTCGCCGAAGGCGTCGACGCCGTCGCCGCCACGGAGCTGTCGCGTCTCGAGGAGCTGGGTGCGTTCGGGCCGAACGGCGTCTTCGTCCACGGCCTCGGCCTCGGGCCCGCCGACGTCGCCCGCGTCGTCGAGCGAGGCGCGGGCGTCGTCTGGTGTCCGTCGAGCAACCTCTTCATGTTCGGCCGGACGCTCGACCCGGCCCTCCTCGCCACGAACGGGGCGCTCGCGCTCGGCACCGACTCCCGCCTCACGGGAGCCTTCGATCTCCTCTCGGAGCTGCGCACGGCCGCAGCGAACGGCGCGCTCTCTCCGCTCGCGGTCCTCCGCCTCGCCACCTCCGGCGCCGCGAGGCTTCTGCGGGTCCCGGGCGCCGGAGGCCTCGCGCCGTCGCAGCGCGCCGACCTCGTCGTCCTCCGCGACCCGGGCGGCGACCCGTCGGCGGCGCTCCTTTCCGCGAGTCGGGCCGATCTGCGCGCCGTCATCCGGCGTGGCGCTCCCGTTCTGGCCGACCCCGATTTCGCCGGGTGGTTCGAGGCTGCGGGGGTCCCGGTGGTCGCCATCCGTCTCGACGGTCACCCCAAGCTCTGTGCCGCCTCGGCCCTCCGGCTCCGCGAGGCCGTCGTGCTCGAGCCGGGGCTCGTCGTCGAGAGCCCCGGCTCCACGTCGTGA
- a CDS encoding DUF1460 domain-containing protein yields MRSPQTRGLPDRRARQLLSKTRLHRSVPARIDVLSELLLGSPYEANGLVGSADTPEAFTASLEGFDCVTYVETVLALARASDPDGFAGELRRVRYDGGQVEWARRNHYMTDWVRRNAKAGVVRPVSAGALATRKERLLNVLPGLPARRARFACVPKAKLSSFEPRLKNGDILLFASTKAGLDVFHCGLLVRKEGSWKLRHASRSAGRVVEGELAAFLRANRMAGVIAVRPLEESAAKGRP; encoded by the coding sequence ATGAGATCCCCCCAGACCCGAGGCCTCCCAGACCGCCGTGCGAGACAGCTCCTGTCGAAGACGAGACTCCACCGGAGCGTCCCCGCCCGCATAGATGTCCTGTCGGAGCTCCTCCTCGGGTCCCCCTACGAGGCGAACGGTCTCGTCGGCTCCGCGGACACGCCCGAGGCTTTCACCGCCTCTCTCGAGGGCTTCGACTGCGTGACGTACGTCGAGACGGTCCTCGCGCTGGCCCGCGCGTCCGACCCGGACGGGTTCGCCGGGGAGCTGCGCCGTGTCCGGTACGACGGCGGGCAGGTCGAGTGGGCGCGCCGGAACCACTACATGACGGACTGGGTCCGCCGGAACGCGAAGGCCGGAGTCGTAAGGCCCGTCTCCGCGGGTGCGCTCGCCACGCGGAAGGAAAGGCTCCTGAACGTCCTGCCGGGGCTCCCGGCCCGCAGGGCGCGGTTCGCCTGCGTACCGAAGGCAAAGCTCTCCTCCTTCGAGCCGCGGCTGAAGAACGGCGACATCCTCCTTTTCGCCTCGACGAAGGCGGGGCTCGACGTCTTCCACTGCGGGCTCCTCGTCCGGAAGGAGGGGAGCTGGAAGCTGAGGCACGCGTCGCGGAGCGCCGGGCGCGTCGTCGAGGGAGAGCTGGCCGCGTTCCTTCGCGCGAACCGGATGGCGGGCGTGATCGCCGTGCGGCCGCTCGAGGAGAGCGCGGCGAAAGGCAGGCCGTGA
- a CDS encoding glycosyltransferase family 2 protein: MNVLHPMPASSDGLADLLSAAGSDILFLADPRVTVAPGPRLFERMAQVLEGTGAGWVYSDAVGHPRIDYHPGSLRDTFDFGPVVAVSVPAAREAGVEPGLKWGALYDLRLRLSERRPVVRIPEPLYAASPAETRPSSEAQFDYVDPRNRDYQLDMERLATEHLRRIGALLPPRFAAVPRPDGPFPVEASVVIPVRNRERTILDAVGSALSQQAPFPFNVLVVDNHSTDGTTEMLRGVRDPRLVHVVPERRDLGIGGCWDEAVFHPRCGRTAVQLDSDDLYLDENVLSRIVGELDRGPYAMVVASYTMVDFALNEIPPGLVDHREWTRENGRNNALRVNGFGAPRAFDTAVLRRVGFPNVSYGEDYAVALRMSREYEIGRITESVYLCRRWEGNSDSALPLETQNRYDAYKDWLRTVEIAARQRALGARP, translated from the coding sequence GTGAACGTCCTCCACCCGATGCCCGCCTCTTCCGACGGCCTCGCGGACCTTCTTTCCGCCGCCGGTTCCGACATCCTTTTCCTCGCCGATCCGCGTGTCACGGTGGCTCCCGGACCGAGGCTCTTCGAGCGGATGGCGCAGGTCCTCGAGGGCACCGGCGCGGGCTGGGTCTACTCGGACGCCGTGGGCCACCCGCGCATCGACTACCACCCCGGGAGCCTGCGCGACACCTTCGACTTCGGACCGGTCGTCGCGGTCTCCGTGCCGGCCGCGCGCGAGGCGGGAGTCGAACCGGGCCTGAAGTGGGGCGCCCTCTACGACCTCCGGCTCCGCCTCTCGGAGCGGCGGCCCGTCGTGAGGATCCCCGAGCCGCTCTACGCGGCGAGCCCCGCGGAGACGCGGCCGTCGAGCGAAGCCCAGTTCGACTACGTCGACCCGAGGAACCGGGACTACCAGCTGGACATGGAGCGCCTCGCCACGGAGCACCTCCGCCGGATCGGTGCGCTCCTGCCGCCCCGCTTCGCGGCGGTGCCACGGCCGGACGGGCCGTTCCCCGTCGAGGCCAGCGTCGTCATCCCGGTCCGCAACCGCGAGCGGACGATCCTCGACGCCGTCGGCAGCGCGCTCTCGCAGCAGGCGCCGTTCCCCTTCAACGTCCTCGTCGTCGACAACCACTCCACCGACGGGACGACGGAGATGCTCCGGGGCGTCCGCGACCCGCGGCTCGTCCACGTCGTCCCGGAGCGCCGCGACCTCGGCATCGGCGGCTGCTGGGACGAGGCGGTCTTCCACCCCCGCTGCGGCCGCACCGCCGTCCAGCTCGATTCCGACGACCTCTACCTCGACGAGAACGTCCTCTCGCGGATCGTCGGGGAGCTCGATCGCGGTCCGTACGCGATGGTCGTCGCGTCGTACACCATGGTCGACTTCGCGCTGAACGAGATCCCGCCCGGCCTCGTCGACCACCGCGAGTGGACGCGCGAGAACGGCCGGAACAACGCCCTGCGCGTGAACGGCTTCGGCGCGCCGCGCGCCTTCGACACCGCGGTCCTCAGGCGCGTCGGCTTCCCGAACGTCAGCTACGGCGAGGACTACGCCGTCGCCCTCCGGATGAGCCGCGAGTACGAGATCGGCCGCATCACCGAGTCGGTCTACCTCTGCCGCAGGTGGGAGGGCAACTCCGACAGCGCGCTGCCGCTCGAGACGCAGAACCGCTACGACGCCTACAAGGACTGGCTCCGGACCGTGGAGATCGCCGCACGGCAGAGAGCGCTGGGAGCCCGGCCCTGA
- a CDS encoding DUF4922 domain-containing protein — translation MAGLADALTRPLVADGSEVFLRHIPHRVASTTAAVDRASIAKRPCFLCAANLPPEQRGLPWGDDFTFLCNPFPILERHLTVVHREHRPQQIEGQVGTMLDLAAALPGTFVVYNGPQCGASAPDHLHLQAGSRDGLPIVREAAGTAGPALEARGIRALLFRGPDRSRVLGDTERALAVLASVTGGGPEPMCNVAVWAEPASGFSLVLFPRGKHRPDAFHTGELAVSPASIDMSGILVAPFPRDFERLSGEDVAAVYREVTIPEAPFRDVLARLEASR, via the coding sequence GTGGCCGGACTCGCCGACGCCCTCACGCGTCCCCTCGTCGCGGACGGGTCCGAAGTCTTTCTGCGCCACATCCCCCACCGCGTCGCGAGCACGACCGCGGCGGTGGACCGCGCGTCGATCGCGAAGCGCCCCTGCTTTCTCTGCGCCGCGAACCTTCCGCCGGAGCAGCGGGGCCTTCCGTGGGGCGACGACTTCACGTTCCTCTGCAACCCGTTCCCAATCCTCGAGCGGCACCTCACCGTCGTCCACCGCGAGCACCGCCCGCAGCAGATCGAGGGTCAGGTCGGGACGATGCTCGACCTCGCGGCGGCGCTTCCCGGCACCTTCGTCGTCTACAACGGCCCGCAGTGCGGGGCCTCGGCGCCCGACCACCTGCACCTGCAGGCCGGCTCGCGGGACGGCCTTCCGATCGTGAGGGAGGCGGCCGGCACGGCAGGACCGGCGCTCGAGGCCCGCGGGATACGGGCCCTGCTCTTTCGCGGCCCGGACCGGTCGCGCGTCCTCGGCGATACGGAACGGGCGCTCGCGGTCCTCGCCTCCGTGACGGGCGGGGGGCCCGAGCCGATGTGCAACGTCGCGGTCTGGGCTGAGCCGGCGTCCGGCTTCTCGCTGGTCCTCTTCCCGCGGGGCAAGCACCGGCCCGACGCCTTCCATACCGGCGAGCTGGCGGTGAGCCCGGCCTCGATCGACATGTCGGGGATCCTCGTGGCGCCCTTCCCGAGAGACTTCGAGCGCCTCTCGGGCGAGGACGTGGCGGCCGTCTACCGCGAGGTGACGATTCCGGAGGCGCCGTTCCGGGACGTCCTGGCCCGGCTCGAGGCTTCTCGATGA
- a CDS encoding SpoIID/LytB domain-containing protein produces the protein MNVAVGLVEGLPSVEVELLGEFTDPAGVRITPGRRRFAAETTLTPADPDAAAFALDEVTIGIGFHWERKERQVFRGAFRVLRRPAGLTVVNDVPLEEYVASVISSEMSATCPVELLKAHAVISRSWLKGPAAAGVAGCGPEQPGEIRRWYGREAHPDFEVCADDHCQRYQGITKAVSPAVAHAVRATAGEMLFFGGAICDTRFSKCCGGRTERYDTAWDDQEVPYLVSFPDGLTAPAPRDLEQFIRSSPTAFCNTADATLLARILPGFDQETRDFFRWTVAYAPDELGALVAARLGVDLGPIVALEPLARGPSGRIFRLRITGERGTLVVGKELEIRRALSRSHLYSSAFVVDRDASGRFVLTGAGWGHGVGLCQIGAAVMAESGLAYGEILAHYYPGTTVRRMA, from the coding sequence ATGAACGTCGCCGTCGGTCTCGTGGAGGGCCTCCCTTCGGTCGAGGTGGAGCTGCTCGGGGAGTTCACCGACCCGGCGGGGGTCCGCATCACGCCGGGGCGTCGCCGCTTCGCGGCGGAGACGACCCTGACACCCGCCGATCCGGATGCGGCGGCGTTTGCTCTGGACGAGGTGACGATCGGCATCGGCTTCCACTGGGAGCGGAAGGAGCGGCAGGTCTTCCGCGGCGCGTTCCGCGTCCTGAGGCGACCCGCGGGGCTGACGGTCGTCAACGACGTGCCGCTCGAGGAGTACGTTGCGAGCGTCATCTCCTCGGAGATGAGCGCGACGTGCCCCGTCGAGCTCCTGAAGGCCCACGCCGTCATCTCGCGCAGCTGGCTGAAGGGACCGGCCGCGGCCGGCGTCGCTGGGTGCGGCCCCGAGCAGCCGGGCGAGATCCGCCGCTGGTACGGCCGCGAGGCGCACCCCGATTTCGAGGTCTGTGCCGACGACCACTGCCAGCGCTACCAGGGAATCACGAAGGCGGTCTCGCCTGCCGTCGCCCACGCCGTCCGCGCCACCGCGGGCGAGATGCTCTTCTTCGGCGGGGCGATCTGCGACACCCGCTTCTCCAAGTGCTGCGGCGGCCGGACGGAGCGCTACGACACCGCGTGGGACGACCAGGAGGTCCCCTACCTCGTGTCGTTCCCCGACGGCCTGACGGCGCCCGCCCCGCGTGACCTCGAGCAGTTCATCCGTTCCAGCCCGACGGCGTTCTGCAACACGGCGGACGCCACGCTCCTCGCCCGCATCCTCCCGGGCTTCGACCAGGAGACGCGCGATTTCTTCCGCTGGACCGTCGCGTACGCCCCGGACGAGCTGGGCGCGCTCGTGGCCGCGCGCCTCGGCGTCGACCTCGGGCCGATCGTGGCGCTCGAGCCGCTCGCGCGCGGCCCGTCGGGGCGGATCTTCCGCCTCCGCATCACGGGCGAGCGCGGAACGCTCGTCGTCGGCAAGGAGCTCGAGATCCGCCGGGCCCTCTCCCGCTCGCACCTCTACAGCTCGGCGTTCGTCGTGGATCGGGATGCGTCCGGCCGCTTCGTCCTGACCGGCGCCGGATGGGGGCACGGCGTCGGCCTCTGCCAGATCGGGGCGGCGGTGATGGCAGAGAGTGGCCTCGCCTACGGGGAGATCCTCGCGCACTACTACCCGGGGACGACGGTCCGGCGTATGGCCTGA